In Tessaracoccus sp. MC1865, the DNA window CGGGGCCGCGGCACGGAGAACGAGGAGACGATGGCCCGCCGCCTGGACACGGCGAAGATCGAACTGGCGCAGGTCGACGAGGCCGATCACGTGATCGTCAATGTCACGCTCGATGAAACGGTCGCCGCTTTGGTAAGCTTAATGAGCTTGTGACCTGTCTCTGTGATCACAACGTGAAAGGATCACCTTGAACACCGTGCCCGAAGGCATCACCAACCCGCCGATCGACGACCTGCTGAAGAACGTCGACTCGAAGTACCGGCTTGTGCTGTTCGCGTCGAAGCGCGCTCGGCAGATCAACGCCTACTTCTCGCAGCTGGGCGAGGGCCTGCTCGAGAACGTCGGCCCGCTGGTCTCCGCTGCTCCTGAGGAGAAGCCGCTGTCCATCGCGCTGCGCGAGATGAGCGAAGGCCTCCTGCAGTACACCCAGATCGATCCCGAGGCAGAAGAGGCAGCTGCTGCCGCCGCCGCCACTGCGGATCCCGCGTTCTCCTTCGTTGATCCCTTCGCGGACACCGAAGTCGCGTCTTCCTGACGCACCCAAGGGGGCGGCTTATCGCCGCCACAACAACCCCTTCTTCCACTATGCGGCTTGTTGCCGCGCTAGGAGTGCTCTGCCGTGAGCCGTCTGTTCACCTCGGAATCGGTCACTGAAGGCCATCCGGACAAGATCGCTGATTCCATCTCCGACGCCGTGCTCGACGGCCTCCTCGCTCAGGACAAGGAGTCGCGGGTCGCTGTTGAGACCCTTGTGACCACCGGTCTGGTCGTGGTTGCCGGTGAGGTCTCCACCTCCGGCTACGTCGATGTCGCCAACCTTGCCCGCAAGCGCATCCTCGAGATCGGCTACGACTCGTCCAACAAGGGCTTCGACGGCGCCTCCTGTGGCGTGACCGTCGCCATCGGCGCCCAATCCCCGGACATCGCCCAGGGCGTCGACGACGCCTATGAGCGTCGGGTCGACGCGGACGGCGACATCGCCAGCGCCCAGGGCGCCGGCGACCAGGGGCTCATGTTCGGATTCGCCTGCAACGAGACCGAGGCGCTCATGCCGCTGCCAGTGGACCTGGCGCACCGGTTGGCCGAGCAACTGACGGCGGTCCGCAAGGACGGCACGCTCGAGTACCTCCGCCCGGACGGCAAGACGCAGGTCACCGTCCGCTACGGCGACGACGGGCGTCCCGAGGGCATCGACACCGTCGTGGTGAGCACGCAGCACAGCACAGAGGTCACGCAGCCGCACATCCACAAGGACCTGCGCCGCGAAGTGATCGGCCCTGTCCTGGAGCGATACGGCTTCGGCATGCCTGAGCGGGTGTTCATCAACCCCACCGGCAAGTTCGTCATCGGTGGCCCCATGGGCGACGCGGGTGTCACCGGCCGCAAGATCATCGTCGACACCTACGGCGGCATGGCCCGCCACGGCGGCGGCGCGTTCTCCGGCAAGGACCCCTCGAAGGTGGACCGCTCCGCGGCGTACGCCACACGGTGGGTCGCCAAGAACGTGGTTGCGGCCGGCCTGGCTGAGCGCTGTGAGGTGCAGGTGGCCTACGCCATCGGCAAGGCGCACCCCGTGGGCTTCTACCTGGACACCTTCGGCACCAACGCGGTGCCCGAGGAGCAGATCCGCACTGCGGTGCTGGCCACGTTCGACCTACGACCCGGGGCCATCATCCGCGACCTCGACCTGCTGCGGCCCATCTACTCCGACGTGACGGTCTACGGCCACTTCGGCCGCAACATCCCGTCGGCCACCTGGGAGCGCACAGACCGGGTCGACGCACTGGCGGCTGCTGTCAAGGGATGACGTGACGGGCCGGGTGGCGCGGGTCGCCGTCGACATGGCGCTGGCCCACCTGGACCGGCTGTTCGATTACGAGATTCCAGACCAACTGGTCGAGGTGGCCACCATCGGCGCCCGGGTGAAGGTGCCGTTCGCCGGAACCCAGCGCGACGGGTGGCTCATCGAGATCGCCGACACCTCTGAGGTCGCCTCGCTCGCGCGCCTCAGCAAGGTCGTCTCCTCGGAACCCATCGCCACCCCTGAGGTGTACGAACTGATCCGGGGAGTGGCAGACCACTACGCGGGGGTCTGGTCTGATGTCGCCCGGCTGGCCATTGCGCCCCGGCACGCTGCCACCGAGAAGGCCCCACAACGCGAATGGCCGGACCCCAAACCCCTGGAGCAGGCCTCGGTGCTGCCGTCGTACCCTGCCGGTCAGTCGTTGCTCGACGCGCTGGGGGAGGGCCGCTCGCCCCGCCTGGTGTGGCAGGCGGCCGCTGTGCATGGGGGAGCGGGCGACCTGCTCGGCGGGGTGATCGAGGCCGTGGACGCCACGCTGCGTTCCGGCCGCTCCGCCGTCGTCGTCTTCCCCACGGTGCGCGAGCTCACCCCTGCCGTGGCCCGGTTCCGGGCCGTGTTCGGGCACGGTGCCGTGGGCGCGCTGGCCTCGGAGGCCGGCCGCTCGGCCCGGTACCGCGCCTATCTCGCCGCCGCGCGTGGGCAGGCTCGCATCATGCTGGGTACTCGCAGCGCCGTCTTCGCGCCGCTGCAGG includes these proteins:
- the metK gene encoding methionine adenosyltransferase yields the protein MSRLFTSESVTEGHPDKIADSISDAVLDGLLAQDKESRVAVETLVTTGLVVVAGEVSTSGYVDVANLARKRILEIGYDSSNKGFDGASCGVTVAIGAQSPDIAQGVDDAYERRVDADGDIASAQGAGDQGLMFGFACNETEALMPLPVDLAHRLAEQLTAVRKDGTLEYLRPDGKTQVTVRYGDDGRPEGIDTVVVSTQHSTEVTQPHIHKDLRREVIGPVLERYGFGMPERVFINPTGKFVIGGPMGDAGVTGRKIIVDTYGGMARHGGGAFSGKDPSKVDRSAAYATRWVAKNVVAAGLAERCEVQVAYAIGKAHPVGFYLDTFGTNAVPEEQIRTAVLATFDLRPGAIIRDLDLLRPIYSDVTVYGHFGRNIPSATWERTDRVDALAAAVKG
- the rpoZ gene encoding DNA-directed RNA polymerase subunit omega; this translates as MNTVPEGITNPPIDDLLKNVDSKYRLVLFASKRARQINAYFSQLGEGLLENVGPLVSAAPEEKPLSIALREMSEGLLQYTQIDPEAEEAAAAAAATADPAFSFVDPFADTEVASS